From Methylococcus capsulatus:
TCGGGACGAGACCACCAGGCCGACGCCGACAAGGCGCGCGAGCGTCGGGACTACGTGCCGTTCGGCAACGAAGTCGATCCCTACCTGCGGGCGAAAACCGAGCCCACGCCCGATTACCTACCCAAGCGCGGTACCGAGCATGAAACGGCGGTGCCGAAGTTCGAATTCACCCCCCTGTCGATTCCGCAGCTCGTCAAGCGGCTCAAGCCGGAGCTGGAAGCGCGGGGGATTGCGTGGACGTCGCAATCCTATGCCTGGCTGGAACGCCGTTTTCCGGACGGCGCCCAGGAGGATGCGATCGAGGGGATTCTGGCGCAGCTCACAGCGGCGGCGGAATCGGTCAAGCCCGGTTTGCGGGCGGTTTGAGAGGAGATACAAAGATGGCCTTTAAGGAAGGCGAAATCAAAGACGAGATGAAGGCGGCGCTGTTTACGCTCGCCCGTTACATGCCGGAACGGTGCGCCGTTTCGGTATGGCGGGTCGGCGGAGTGACCTATATGGAAATCGTCAGCGATGGCGATGTGAAGCTGGTGCAGTACATGGGTGAGCGCGGTGCTGAAGCTCAAGCGCGTACTCATTGAAGCCGGCATCGCTCAGGCCGCACTGGCGCGGGATTGCGGGGTCAGCCCTGCCACGATCGCCCAGATCGTGAACCATAACCAGTGGCCCAAAGCCGGACCCGCGCTGAGGGAGGCCATCCTGCTGGTCTGCCAGGGGCACGGTTTGAGCGTGGGGGAGGATATTTTCAAGGTGGCTGATGAGTGCGCCAACACCCACCAGCCGGGTAGCAATGGGCTGGAGCCCACACAGGAGACTGAGATGTTACTACGTAAACAGGGGCTGTCACCAGCGGCCCGCCGGCATTTCGGGTTGTTCCGCGATCCGTTCAGCGAGGACGTGAGCGACCAGGACGACGTGTTCGTATCGAACGACATCCGCTACGTCCGAGAGGCGATGTTCGCAACCGCCAAGCACGGCGGATTCCTCGCCGTGGTCGGCGAATCCGGAGCGGGCAAGACCACGCTGCGGCGGGATCTGATCGACCGGATCAACCGGGAGGATCAGCCCGTCGTCGTGATCGAACCCTACGTGCTGGGCATGGAGGACAACGACGCCAAGGGCAAGACCATGAAGGCCGCCAGCATTGCCGACGCCATCATTTCAGCGGTGGCGCCGCTGGAAAACCCGCGGCGTTCGATGGAGGCGAAGAGCCGGCAATTGCACCGCCTGCTGAAGGAAAGCCGCAAGGCAGGGTATTCGCACTGTCTGATTATCGAGGAGGCGCATGGATTGCCGGTACCGACCATCAAGCACCTCAAGCGGTTTTTCGAACTGGAGGACGGCTTCAAGAAGCTGCTCTCCATCATCCTCATCGGCCAACCCGAATTGCGTGCCAAGCTCTCCGAGCGCAATCCGGAGGTGCGGGAGGTCGTCCAGCGCTGCGAGGTCGTAGAGCTGCCGCCACTGGACTCGCGCCTCGAAGAATACCTGGCCTTCAAGTTCAAGCGTGTAGGCGCAGATATGAGCGCCATGCTCGATCCGGCCGGGCTGGATGCGATCCGCGCGAAGCTGACCTACAGCCGGTCTGCCTCGGCACCCGGACGCGGGCAACCGCGGGACACCGTTTCCCTGCTGTATCCCCTGGCGGTCGGGAATCTCGTCAACGGGTGTCTGAACTTGGCCGCCGAACTGGGCGCGCCGAAGGTCGGCGCCGAACTGGTGAAGGAGGTATGACCATGATCCGCATCTATCACTATCCACGCCTGGGCCAGTATGGCTGGAAGTCCGTCATCAAGGTCGGCGACCAGGTTAGGGAAATCCTCATCGTAGGCACCTGGTTCCGTGCCGAGCAGCTCGCGGAAACCGCGGAGAAGGAAATGCGCGAGGCAAAGCGGCCGGTCAATACCGTGGCCGCTGCCCAAGCCAAGCAACGCCAGGCGCGCCGGCTGGCCTGGGGGCGCGCTTGACCCATCGCAAGAGAGTAGGAGCGGCTCCGCCGCGATCTTCGTTTCGCGGCGCAGCCGCTCCCACGGGAGGTGCGGCATGAAGTTGGCCTGCCCCAGCTGTGGCGCATTGATGAGCCTGGATGTGATCGTGGCGCACGACGGCGCGCGGGAGGCGGTGCAGATCGCGCTGCAGCTCCCGGCGCCGATGGGAAAGCTGCTGATCCAGTACATCACCCTGTTCCGTCCGGAAAAGCGCCAGCTCACGCTGGATCGGCTGGCCAGCCTGCTCGGCGAGCTGCTGCCGCTGATCCAGTCCGGGCAGATTACCCGGGACGGACGGGTCTGGGCGGTACCGGCGGAGGTCTGGCCGGCCGCGCTGCAGGAAATCCTCGACCGGGACCGCGCCAAGCCGTTTACCCGCCCGCTGAAATCGCACGGCTATCTGCTGGAAATCCTGGTCGGCAAGGCGAGTAAAGCGGAAGCCCGATCGGAAGCACTGACGGAAGAGCGGCGGCGCAACGGTGGGAGCGGCTCCGCCGCGAAACGCCAGGGCATGGCGGACGTGGCCGGGCACTTGAGCAATCTGAAAGGAGCATTGAAATGAAAACCATCGTTCTCGCCGGCATGGCGATGATCTTCCTGTTTGGACTCGGTACCGGGCTGTTTCTCGGTGCGGTGCTGGACATCAACCTGGTTGGCCGGGCCGAGCGCAAAGCACAGGCGAGGCACCCGGCCACCGATGACATCAACCTGGGTATTTAGGAGCAGGAGGTTAACCATGGCACACACACAAGCGGCGCCGGCGTCGTCGTTTCAGGACATCAACGGCGTCGTGCACTGGCGCGACGCCGAGGGCCGGCTGGTACCGGAAACGCTGGTAAAGCCGATCGACAAAGCGCGTGACCAATTGGTGCGGGAGATCGTCGGCAAGGCGATGGGTCTCAGCGGACTGCTGCGCGATTTCAAGGCGGATGCGTTCGGCGACATCGCCGCATTCGTCGATTTGTCGGCGGAGCAATACGGCGTCACGTTCCGCGGCACACGGGAGGGCGGCAAGGGCAACCTGACGCTCTACAGCTACGACGGGCGCTACAAGGTGCAGCGCAAATACGCGGACCTGCTGCGCTTCGACGAGCGGCTGCAGGCCGCGAAGGCGCTGATCGACGAGTGTCTGCACGATTGGTGCGATGGTGCTCGCGATGAGCTGCGGGCGCTGGTGAACGACGCGTTCCAGGTCGACAAGACCGGACGCATAAACACAGGCCGGGTGCTGTCCCTGCGTCGGCTCGACATTAAGGACCCGCGCTGGATGGAGGCGATGCGGGCGATCGGCGATGCCACCGTGTCGGTCGGCACGGCCAGCTACATCATGGTCTACGAGCGCCTCGGCGAGGCCGACGAGTGGCGGCTGATTTCGATGGATTTGGCGGGGGTTTGATCGCCATGTTGACAAGGCGCGTGCGTTGCGGTTTCCTGTTGCCGTCCCGGCCTCATGCCGGGATCGGGCTTGGTCGCCCGGAAACCAAAGGCGCACAGCCGCGCCCTAAGCGGCTTTTTTGTGCGCAGCGCCTTGGCGCGTCCCTCTATGGGCGGGCCGGGCGGGGACCCCTTCGGGGGTGCCGGTTTCCTTTGGGCCGGTCGACCAACCCTGTCCGGTCCGTCCACCCTCTTGGTCGGGGGTGTGGCGGATTTCAACCGCTACCAAAGGAGGCCCTCATGGCCAAGAAACCCCCTGCGCGTCCGCGCGCGCCCGTTATTTCCCTCGCCGCTTACCGCGCCGCCAAGGCCGCACGTCAAGCTCCGCCTGCCGACCTCGCAGAGGAGGAGCGCGACGCCTACGCCGACATGGAAAACATGCTGCGGCACTGCTTCAAAATCCTCTCGCTGCAGTTCGAGCACGTCCTAGACGAGCGGGACCGGCTTTTATCTTCGCTTCCCCACTCTCCGGAGAATCGTCATGTCTGAGACTGTTTTTTCTTTAAGCGCCACATTCAAGCTCTTTTGTTTCGCGGCCTATGACGAGGAGGCCGACGACGAGCTGAAAGAGCGTGCTCTCAATATCGTCGTCGGTCTGTTCGGTATGGCGACTGCACGCGGCTTCAGCCACGCGGAAACTCTGCTTGGCCTTTTCAAAAAGCATCGCTTCAAGCGTGCCAAGCACCAAGGACTGCTGGATGAATTCCATAGGTATGTTTCGGTCCAGGAACTGATCCATGCCATGAAACTCGACCGTGTCACGCACTAGGAGGCCGCATGTCTTTGCTCACCTTACGCTATCGCGATTACTGCCCGCTGTACCTCGACTTTCACGGCCAGAGCCTGAAGGTGATCGACCGGAACGGGAAGCCTTGGTTTACCGCCAAAACGGTGGGCGAGGCGCTCGAATTTGCCGACCCAGGCGATGCTGTTCTCACCCTGTATGGTCGAAACGATGACGAATTCACGCAGAAAGAAACCGCCGTGATCGAGATGGATATCGAGGCCGGGGCCGATGACTACCACCCTCAATCTGAGGGTGGTAGTCGGGCAAAACTGAAGCGCCACACCCGAAAAATTAAGGTGCGCGTATTCAGTCTGCGCGGCTGTTATCTGCTGGGCATGCTGGCCAAGACGGAGGTTGGCCGACGGTTCCGCGCATGGGCGCTGGACCTGATCGAGCACCGCCACGAAGAAACCGGCTGGTACGCCGCCTACCGGGATGTGGTCAAAGCGCTGTGCTAGAAGCACCCGGCCTGGGAGCGTATCCACTTCAAGTTCATGACGGGCACGACGATTACGAAAATCGCCGCCGAGCTGGGGCTACATCCCAGCACGGTCTCTCGCGCCCTGCGGCAGATGCGGCAATACAAGCTGCTGACGGACGCTGAATACAAGAAGGGCCGGGCGGAAGGCCGGGCCATGCAAGCCTGCCTGCGGCGGATCAGGAAGGAATCCCAGACGGACATGTTTGCGAGGGCATTCTAATGGACCCGCGCCAGAAACTGATCAAGTTGATCCACGTCGCCAAGCGCGATCTGCGGCTCGGCGACGACGTTTACCGTCTATTGCTGAAGTCGGCCACCGGCAAAACCTCGACGACGGATATGACCGTGCCGGAGCTGGAAAAAGCCCTGGAGGCGCTTAAGGCCAAAGGGTTCAAAGTTCGGCATAAGACGCGCCCTCACCCCAACCCCTCTCCCAAAGGGAGAGGGGCAACAAGCCGGACGGTCGACCAAGAGGCTCAGTCGCGCAAAATCCGGGCGCTGTGGCTGGGGCTGCACCAGGCCGGGATCGTGCGCGACCCGAACGAATCCGCCCTGGCCGCCTACGTGAAGCGCATGACCGGCGTGGAGGCGCTGCAATGGCTGGACGAGCACCAAGCCTCGCGGGTGATCGAGCAGCTCAAAAAATGGGGATTCCGGGCCGCCCGGCAGGCGGAGGATCGGGCGGACTCGGAAGGTCCACGCGCTCAATGACTCTACCCATCGACCTCCCCGGCGTCCTCTCCGACATCGCCAGAATCGCTGGTTTCCCGGCGGCGTTGGCGATTGCGAAGCGCTGGGGCGGGACGCGGCTGTATGTGCCGGTGGCCGATAAGCTGGAGCCCGATCACCCGCTGGTGGAGGTGGTCGGCATTGACGCGGCGCGCGCCATCGCCGAGTATTTGGGCGGCGACCGGCCCGAAATCGCGAAGGCCGACCGGTACATGACGCTTTGCCGTAACGTGCTGATCCGCACCGAACGCGCACAGGGTTACAGCCAGGCCGCCCTGGCGCTGCGGCATCATCTCAGCGAGCGCCAAATCCGCAACATCCTCGGTGAGGCCGAGGAATTCTCCCCCAACATCGATCTGTTCGAATCCTGCGGCGGAAACGTTTCC
This genomic window contains:
- a CDS encoding Mor transcription activator family protein; translated protein: MTLPIDLPGVLSDIARIAGFPAALAIAKRWGGTRLYVPVADKLEPDHPLVEVVGIDAARAIAEYLGGDRPEIAKADRYMTLCRNVLIRTERAQGYSQAALALRHHLSERQIRNILGEAEEFSPNIDLFESCGGNVSA
- a CDS encoding AAA family ATPase → MSAVLKLKRVLIEAGIAQAALARDCGVSPATIAQIVNHNQWPKAGPALREAILLVCQGHGLSVGEDIFKVADECANTHQPGSNGLEPTQETEMLLRKQGLSPAARRHFGLFRDPFSEDVSDQDDVFVSNDIRYVREAMFATAKHGGFLAVVGESGAGKTTLRRDLIDRINREDQPVVVIEPYVLGMEDNDAKGKTMKAASIADAIISAVAPLENPRRSMEAKSRQLHRLLKESRKAGYSHCLIIEEAHGLPVPTIKHLKRFFELEDGFKKLLSIILIGQPELRAKLSERNPEVREVVQRCEVVELPPLDSRLEEYLAFKFKRVGADMSAMLDPAGLDAIRAKLTYSRSASAPGRGQPRDTVSLLYPLAVGNLVNGCLNLAAELGAPKVGAELVKEV
- a CDS encoding DUF3164 family protein, whose translation is MAHTQAAPASSFQDINGVVHWRDAEGRLVPETLVKPIDKARDQLVREIVGKAMGLSGLLRDFKADAFGDIAAFVDLSAEQYGVTFRGTREGGKGNLTLYSYDGRYKVQRKYADLLRFDERLQAAKALIDECLHDWCDGARDELRALVNDAFQVDKTGRINTGRVLSLRRLDIKDPRWMEAMRAIGDATVSVGTASYIMVYERLGEADEWRLISMDLAGV
- a CDS encoding helix-turn-helix domain-containing protein, which produces MTGTTITKIAAELGLHPSTVSRALRQMRQYKLLTDAEYKKGRAEGRAMQACLRRIRKESQTDMFARAF
- a CDS encoding BRO-N domain-containing protein, whose product is MSLLTLRYRDYCPLYLDFHGQSLKVIDRNGKPWFTAKTVGEALEFADPGDAVLTLYGRNDDEFTQKETAVIEMDIEAGADDYHPQSEGGSRAKLKRHTRKIKVRVFSLRGCYLLGMLAKTEVGRRFRAWALDLIEHRHEETGWYAAYRDVVKALC
- a CDS encoding gp16 family protein, translating into MDPRQKLIKLIHVAKRDLRLGDDVYRLLLKSATGKTSTTDMTVPELEKALEALKAKGFKVRHKTRPHPNPSPKGRGATSRTVDQEAQSRKIRALWLGLHQAGIVRDPNESALAAYVKRMTGVEALQWLDEHQASRVIEQLKKWGFRAARQAEDRADSEGPRAQ